The following proteins are encoded in a genomic region of Desulfosporosinus youngiae DSM 17734:
- the hpsH gene encoding (2S)-3-sulfopropanediol dehydratase activating enzyme produces the protein MGETILMDKKKYGYVFNIQHYSVHDGPGIRTIVFLKGCPLKCQWCSNPESQLSHPELGYNPNKCIGISKCLRCAEACVYGAVKQDSEENDKIAIDRELCEECMACTKACPSKALEVFGKQTSIDEIIQAVEKDSAFYARSGGGLTFSGGEPLMQADFITEVLKVARRRRINATIETCGYAEWSQFSKVCQHLNSLIMDIKCMDDEKHKKFTNASNELILENFKKLVVEFPNLPILIRTPVIPGFNDTKEDIQAIVDFIKGHSNVRYELLPYHRLGQQKYNYLGKKYPLEGVKLDDELFNRLKVIADSLK, from the coding sequence ATGGGAGAAACTATTTTAATGGATAAAAAGAAATATGGATATGTGTTTAATATTCAACACTATTCAGTTCATGATGGTCCAGGGATAAGAACCATCGTTTTCTTAAAGGGATGTCCTCTAAAGTGTCAGTGGTGCAGCAATCCTGAATCTCAGTTGTCACACCCTGAATTAGGGTACAACCCCAATAAATGTATTGGAATCAGTAAGTGTCTAAGATGTGCTGAAGCGTGTGTTTACGGAGCCGTCAAGCAAGATTCGGAAGAAAATGACAAGATTGCAATTGATCGTGAACTTTGCGAGGAGTGTATGGCCTGTACGAAGGCTTGCCCTTCCAAAGCCCTCGAAGTTTTCGGAAAGCAAACAAGTATTGATGAGATTATCCAGGCGGTAGAGAAAGACAGTGCTTTTTATGCCCGATCAGGCGGAGGCTTAACCTTTAGTGGCGGGGAGCCACTGATGCAAGCGGATTTTATCACTGAGGTGCTAAAAGTTGCCCGACGCAGAAGAATCAATGCGACGATAGAAACCTGTGGCTACGCGGAGTGGTCACAATTTTCAAAAGTATGCCAACACCTTAATTCGCTGATTATGGATATCAAGTGTATGGACGATGAGAAGCATAAAAAGTTTACAAACGCTTCAAATGAACTGATTTTAGAAAACTTCAAAAAACTTGTCGTTGAATTCCCCAACTTGCCCATCCTCATACGAACGCCTGTGATTCCTGGATTTAATGACACAAAAGAGGATATTCAAGCGATTGTTGATTTTATTAAAGGGCACTCTAATGTTCGATATGAACTTTTGCCCTATCATCGTCTGGGTCAGCAAAAATATAACTACCTGGGTAAAAAATATCCTTTAGAGGGTGTAAAGTTAGACGATGAACTATTTAATCGTCTAAAGGTGATTGCTGATTCTCTCAAATAA
- the hpsG gene encoding (2S)-3-sulfopropanediol dehydratase — translation MTTCCLSPHEQRIQEEQLGKKNFEGRERVFQILTSFQDLRPKIDVERAKYFTQSFMETEGQPLVLRWAKALKHTAENITVYIDDHQLLVGRAGYQGRYGILFPELDGDFLDVAIEQLPSRVESPFDVTPEDAQVIIKEIAPYWKGKTFHENLAKALPEDTFKLTYDPENPLNSRFLVNETATFRSSIQWVHDYEKVLKRGFKGIKEEAQQKLAALDPLSPVDNMEKKPFLEAVIITCDAIVLWAKRHAKLAAELADKETDAQRKQELQAIAQRCEWVPENPARDFREAVQSQWFTQMFSRIEQKTGTIISNGRMDQYFYPYYKKDLEEGRINEDQATELLECMWVAMAQFIDLYLSPTGGAFNEGYAHWEAVTVGGQTPDGLDATNDLTYIFLKSKQEFPLNYPDLAARIHTRAPERYLYEVAETVKEGTGFPKLINDEEVVPLLLSKGACFEEAYDYAVSGCAECRMPNRDTYTSGNPYVNFAAAVELTLYNGKMLKFGEDSIGLETGDPTNFKTWDEFWKAYLAQQTNFLKHAFIQQHIIINMRPKHFATPLGSLMHDLCMETCKDLHTPVIEGGIDLGYFELMGYGTVVDSLAAIKKLVFEEKKLTMAELVEATKSNFEGYEAIREMLMNAPKYGNNDAYSDMIAKDVDREALKFTKQYSKELGVHLDLRLVPFTSHVPFGKVVSATPNGRKAWTPLSDGSSASHGADVNGPTAVLMSNFNSKNYNYRDRAARLLNIKLSPSCVTGEEGTAKLVSFIRTWCDLKLWHIQFNIVNKETLIAAKKDPSKYRGLIVRVAGYSAYFVELSPDLQDDIIARTEHIAI, via the coding sequence ATGACGACATGCTGTTTATCCCCTCATGAACAAAGAATCCAAGAAGAACAATTAGGTAAGAAAAATTTTGAAGGCCGCGAAAGGGTCTTTCAAATACTAACTAGTTTCCAAGACCTGCGTCCAAAAATTGATGTGGAAAGAGCCAAATACTTTACTCAATCCTTTATGGAGACAGAAGGTCAGCCCCTCGTATTGAGATGGGCCAAAGCTTTAAAACACACTGCCGAAAACATCACGGTTTACATTGATGATCATCAGCTTTTAGTCGGCAGAGCCGGCTATCAAGGACGCTATGGTATCCTCTTTCCTGAATTGGACGGAGATTTCCTGGATGTTGCAATTGAACAACTCCCGAGCAGAGTTGAGTCACCATTTGACGTCACTCCGGAAGATGCTCAGGTGATTATTAAGGAAATCGCGCCGTATTGGAAGGGTAAAACATTCCACGAAAATTTAGCAAAGGCTCTTCCCGAAGATACCTTCAAATTAACCTATGATCCCGAAAATCCTTTGAATTCAAGATTCCTCGTCAATGAGACGGCAACCTTCCGTTCCTCAATTCAGTGGGTTCACGATTATGAGAAAGTCCTGAAAAGAGGTTTTAAAGGAATCAAAGAAGAGGCTCAACAAAAGCTTGCAGCCCTTGATCCGCTCAGCCCTGTAGATAACATGGAGAAGAAACCTTTCCTGGAAGCGGTTATTATCACTTGTGATGCAATCGTTCTTTGGGCTAAGCGACATGCAAAATTAGCTGCTGAGCTGGCTGATAAGGAAACCGATGCCCAAAGAAAACAAGAATTACAAGCTATAGCTCAAAGATGTGAATGGGTACCGGAAAACCCTGCACGTGATTTCCGTGAAGCGGTTCAGTCTCAGTGGTTCACCCAAATGTTCTCCAGAATCGAGCAAAAGACGGGTACGATTATTTCAAACGGCCGGATGGACCAATACTTCTATCCTTATTATAAGAAGGATCTTGAAGAAGGTCGCATCAATGAAGACCAAGCAACAGAATTACTGGAATGCATGTGGGTTGCTATGGCTCAGTTTATCGATCTTTATCTTTCTCCAACCGGCGGCGCCTTTAATGAAGGGTATGCCCACTGGGAAGCAGTTACCGTTGGCGGCCAAACTCCGGATGGCTTAGATGCAACCAATGACCTGACCTATATCTTCTTGAAATCCAAACAAGAATTTCCTCTGAATTACCCTGATCTGGCTGCCCGGATTCATACTCGTGCCCCGGAACGCTACCTCTATGAAGTAGCGGAAACCGTTAAGGAAGGTACAGGCTTTCCTAAACTCATTAATGACGAAGAAGTTGTTCCCCTCTTACTTTCTAAAGGCGCTTGCTTCGAGGAAGCTTACGATTACGCTGTATCCGGTTGTGCGGAATGCCGAATGCCGAACCGCGACACCTATACGAGTGGTAACCCCTATGTAAACTTTGCGGCAGCCGTAGAACTTACTCTCTATAATGGCAAAATGCTTAAATTCGGGGAAGATTCAATTGGTCTTGAAACAGGAGATCCCACGAACTTTAAAACCTGGGATGAGTTCTGGAAGGCTTATCTGGCTCAACAAACCAACTTCCTGAAGCATGCATTTATTCAACAACACATCATTATCAATATGCGTCCCAAACATTTCGCGACCCCACTGGGTTCCTTGATGCATGACCTCTGCATGGAGACTTGTAAAGATCTGCATACTCCAGTCATCGAGGGCGGCATTGATCTTGGTTACTTCGAATTGATGGGATATGGCACGGTTGTCGACTCTTTAGCGGCTATCAAAAAACTGGTTTTTGAAGAGAAGAAACTAACTATGGCAGAGCTGGTAGAAGCCACGAAGAGCAACTTTGAAGGGTACGAAGCCATACGCGAAATGCTTATGAATGCTCCTAAATATGGTAACAACGATGCTTATTCTGATATGATTGCTAAAGACGTGGATAGAGAAGCCCTTAAATTCACAAAACAATACTCGAAGGAACTTGGTGTTCATCTAGATCTAAGACTGGTCCCTTTCACCTCTCACGTTCCATTCGGTAAAGTCGTCAGTGCTACACCTAATGGCAGAAAAGCCTGGACTCCTCTTTCTGATGGATCTTCCGCATCCCATGGTGCTGATGTCAATGGTCCTACGGCAGTTCTTATGTCAAACTTTAACTCAAAGAACTATAACTACAGAGATCGTGCGGCCAGATTATTGAACATCAAATTGAGCCCATCTTGTGTAACCGGAGAAGAAGGAACCGCAAAATTGGTATCCTTTATCCGAACATGGTGCGATCTGAAATTATGGCATATCCAATTCAATATCGTTAATAAAGAGACATTGATTGCCGCCAAAAAAGACCCTTCGAAATACCGCGGGTTGATCGTACGGGTTGCCGGATATAGTGCCTACTTTGTCGAGCTGTCTCCTGATTTACAAGATGATATTATTGCCAGAACCGAGCACATTGCGATCTAA
- a CDS encoding MFS transporter, with protein MTDKMTDKKKAIRQVAISSIIGATIEWYDFFLYGVVAGIVFNKLYFPTDDPVVSTMLAYVTFAVGFVARPVGGIIFGHFGDKIGRKSMLVLTMMIMGGSTVAVALIPSYAVIGIWAPILLLTLRIVQGIGLGGEWGGSVLMVYEYAPESKRGFWASLPQIGLSIGLTLASGVVGLLSFFLTDAQFMAWGWRIAFGISIVLVGVGSWIRNHVVETPEFQKVKEKKSGAKIPFLAMWKDHTGNILAGMGARYIDGVCFNIFGVFSITYLTQSLHINRTDALLGVSMAAIVMCFFIPYFGHLSDRLGRTKVYAVASLICGLSAFPAFYLMGHSGASNLVMWLSIIIPFGIFYAAVYGPEAALFSELFDAEVRYTGVSFVYQFSGIFASGITPIIATALLASGNGRPIYLCAYVLFAGVVSAISAWWIGANGKKKGQALKVSELSAK; from the coding sequence ATGACTGACAAAATGACGGACAAAAAGAAAGCAATTAGGCAAGTTGCTATCTCAAGTATCATTGGGGCGACGATTGAATGGTATGATTTTTTCTTATATGGTGTTGTCGCCGGGATTGTATTCAATAAGCTTTATTTCCCGACAGATGACCCGGTGGTCTCCACGATGCTTGCTTATGTAACCTTTGCAGTTGGCTTTGTAGCCCGTCCTGTAGGTGGTATTATCTTCGGACACTTTGGGGATAAGATTGGCCGTAAAAGCATGCTTGTATTAACCATGATGATCATGGGTGGTTCTACCGTGGCGGTCGCTTTGATTCCAAGCTATGCCGTCATCGGCATCTGGGCACCTATCCTGCTCTTGACTCTTCGGATTGTCCAAGGGATTGGCCTGGGGGGAGAATGGGGCGGTTCAGTACTTATGGTTTATGAATATGCCCCGGAATCCAAACGAGGTTTCTGGGCAAGTTTGCCGCAGATTGGACTTTCCATTGGACTTACTCTGGCTTCCGGGGTTGTTGGTTTATTGTCCTTCTTCTTGACCGATGCTCAATTCATGGCTTGGGGATGGCGGATCGCCTTTGGAATCAGCATTGTGCTCGTTGGCGTAGGGTCTTGGATTCGGAATCACGTGGTTGAAACTCCGGAGTTCCAAAAAGTCAAAGAGAAAAAGAGTGGAGCTAAAATTCCGTTTTTGGCGATGTGGAAGGACCATACTGGCAACATTCTTGCAGGTATGGGTGCTAGATACATTGATGGAGTATGCTTCAACATCTTTGGTGTTTTCTCGATTACCTATCTCACCCAATCACTCCATATTAATCGTACAGATGCTTTGCTGGGAGTTTCCATGGCGGCAATCGTGATGTGCTTCTTTATACCCTACTTTGGACATCTTTCTGACCGCCTGGGCCGGACGAAAGTATATGCCGTCGCTTCCTTGATCTGTGGTCTCTCGGCTTTCCCGGCCTTTTACCTGATGGGTCACAGCGGGGCAAGCAATCTGGTGATGTGGTTGTCGATTATCATTCCTTTTGGCATCTTCTATGCAGCGGTTTATGGGCCGGAGGCTGCATTGTTCTCAGAGCTATTTGATGCTGAAGTACGTTACACCGGTGTCTCATTCGTTTATCAGTTTTCGGGAATCTTCGCCAGCGGTATTACCCCGATTATTGCTACAGCCTTACTGGCATCCGGAAACGGAAGACCGATTTACCTTTGTGCCTACGTTCTCTTTGCAGGTGTTGTCAGTGCAATTTCCGCATGGTGGATTGGAGCAAATGGAAAAAAGAAGGGGCAAGCTTTGAAAGTTTCAGAACTGAGCGCTAAGTAA
- a CDS encoding sigma-54 interaction domain-containing protein, with the protein MEKSIKKHDLKKLHAGILDVLSDGIYVTDAKGKTLAVNRTYEQLTGLKREEIMGKLVTDLRNQGNFDVVLNPEIVSSGQKKSLVQVTKEGRRVILNGCPVFDEAGKVALVVTFVRDITLLSQLQDQISNQQEVIDKYREVQKRDKLKQQNGPVVFESQEIVQLMNVLDKVAKTDATVLMLGETGVGKDVFSRLLHQRSLRQDEPFFKVDCSAIPESLIESELFGYESGAFSGANAKGKPGLFEMADKGTLFLDEIGELPLLMQSKLLRALQDQELIRVGSTKVRKFDVRFIAATNKNLEEEVKNGRFRSDLFYRLKVAVLQIPPLRERQGDILPLASFFFEKYNIKYRKEVNFTKKFCDALQNYKWPGNVREMDNFIQSLIVTRDKEILDVSDLPHYMLRDAIDMDRSSLSDANKSLDELMRDYEKNLLKNALEINGSVAKVAKLFKVDRTTIFRKAKKYSLL; encoded by the coding sequence GTGGAGAAATCCATTAAAAAGCATGACCTAAAGAAACTTCATGCAGGAATACTTGACGTGTTGAGTGATGGAATCTATGTTACTGATGCCAAGGGCAAAACTCTCGCGGTTAATCGGACCTACGAACAGCTTACAGGGTTGAAAAGAGAAGAGATAATGGGTAAGTTAGTCACGGATTTGCGTAACCAGGGGAATTTCGATGTGGTTTTAAATCCCGAGATCGTTAGTTCGGGCCAGAAGAAAAGTTTGGTTCAGGTAACTAAAGAAGGAAGACGGGTTATCTTAAATGGATGCCCTGTCTTTGATGAAGCTGGCAAGGTGGCTTTAGTTGTCACGTTTGTCAGGGATATCACCTTGCTTTCTCAGCTTCAAGATCAAATTTCTAATCAGCAAGAAGTGATTGATAAATACCGGGAAGTCCAGAAACGGGATAAATTGAAACAGCAAAATGGTCCGGTCGTCTTTGAAAGTCAAGAAATAGTTCAATTGATGAATGTTTTAGATAAGGTGGCGAAGACGGATGCAACGGTATTGATGCTCGGGGAAACGGGTGTGGGTAAAGATGTTTTCTCGAGACTTCTGCATCAACGAAGCTTACGACAGGATGAACCCTTCTTTAAGGTGGACTGTTCTGCGATCCCGGAGAGCCTTATTGAATCTGAACTATTTGGGTATGAATCGGGAGCATTTTCGGGGGCTAATGCAAAAGGTAAACCCGGACTCTTTGAAATGGCTGATAAAGGGACTTTGTTTTTGGATGAGATCGGGGAGCTTCCCCTTTTGATGCAGTCCAAATTGCTTCGGGCTTTGCAGGATCAAGAATTGATTCGTGTGGGTTCGACAAAGGTCAGAAAGTTTGATGTCCGTTTTATTGCGGCAACTAACAAAAATCTAGAGGAAGAGGTAAAAAACGGCCGCTTTCGCAGTGATTTATTCTATAGGCTTAAGGTTGCTGTTTTACAAATACCTCCTCTAAGGGAAAGACAAGGGGATATTCTGCCATTGGCTAGTTTCTTTTTTGAAAAATATAATATTAAATATAGAAAAGAAGTTAATTTTACGAAGAAGTTTTGCGACGCTCTTCAAAACTATAAGTGGCCGGGTAATGTGAGAGAGATGGATAATTTTATTCAAAGTCTTATTGTCACTCGTGACAAAGAGATTCTCGATGTTTCAGATTTGCCCCATTATATGCTTCGTGATGCCATTGACATGGATCGATCGAGTCTGAGTGATGCCAATAAGTCTCTGGATGAGTTAATGCGGGATTATGAAAAAAATTTACTTAAAAACGCCCTTGAAATTAACGGATCAGTGGCGAAAGTAGCGAAATTATTTAAAGTCGATCGAACAACAATTTTTAGAAAAGCTAAAAAATACTCACTTTTATAG
- a CDS encoding amidohydrolase family protein, with translation MNIIDFRFRPNTEETLSGIANSKMFKGLCSSIDFSKMLPQTVGEVVKELDKYNVVKAVVTGRDCETTYGSKSNNKSVIDFVKEFPNKFIGFAGLDPHKGMSAIEEIKAAVHEHGLKGAAIDPYLAQIYVNDAKYYPIYSKCCELNIPIVIATGPGTLVPHAVIDHVAPRYIDFVARDFPELKIIISHGGYPWVNEMIMIAQRNANVYLELSEYEFFPQSEAYIQAANTIISDKVLYASAHPFVDFKEALKSYEKLPFKPEVLEKVMYKNAAKVLDLPEVAAPAAVNTVDTIDIQSIIERVIKELAEKGALAGR, from the coding sequence ATGAACATCATTGACTTTAGATTCAGGCCAAATACTGAAGAAACCTTATCAGGGATTGCCAATAGCAAAATGTTTAAAGGACTCTGTTCCTCAATCGATTTTTCCAAAATGCTCCCTCAAACCGTTGGAGAAGTTGTTAAAGAACTAGACAAGTACAATGTCGTAAAAGCTGTCGTTACAGGCCGGGATTGTGAAACAACCTATGGTTCAAAATCAAATAATAAAAGTGTGATCGACTTTGTTAAAGAATTCCCTAATAAATTCATCGGCTTCGCTGGCCTGGATCCCCATAAGGGCATGAGTGCTATTGAAGAAATTAAGGCTGCAGTGCACGAACATGGCTTAAAGGGAGCAGCCATCGATCCTTACCTTGCTCAAATTTATGTGAACGATGCGAAATACTACCCCATCTATTCCAAATGCTGTGAATTAAATATCCCTATCGTCATTGCGACCGGACCTGGAACTTTAGTACCGCATGCCGTGATTGACCATGTTGCCCCTCGCTATATTGACTTTGTCGCCAGAGATTTTCCGGAACTAAAAATCATCATCAGTCACGGCGGATATCCTTGGGTCAATGAAATGATTATGATCGCTCAACGCAATGCCAATGTGTACCTCGAATTATCCGAATATGAATTCTTCCCCCAATCAGAAGCCTATATTCAAGCAGCCAATACGATTATCAGTGATAAAGTCCTCTATGCGAGTGCCCATCCTTTTGTAGACTTCAAAGAAGCTTTGAAGAGCTACGAAAAGCTTCCTTTCAAACCCGAGGTTCTTGAAAAAGTAATGTACAAGAACGCTGCGAAGGTATTAGACTTGCCGGAAGTCGCGGCTCCCGCCGCAGTAAATACGGTCGATACAATTGATATCCAGAGCATTATCGAAAGAGTGATTAAAGAACTCGCTGAAAAAGGTGCGTTAGCCGGCCGCTAG
- a CDS encoding EutN/CcmL family microcompartment protein → MKIGKVVNSVWATRKADSLIGVKLMIVQLLDRPDAEEGKLIVAADIIGAGVGEKVLITEGSSARNMDRLNDSPIDSIIIGIIDEEKDKSNGVPNHA, encoded by the coding sequence ATGAAAATCGGAAAAGTCGTTAACAGTGTCTGGGCTACACGAAAGGCCGATTCATTGATCGGAGTGAAGTTAATGATCGTTCAGCTCTTAGACCGGCCGGATGCTGAAGAAGGAAAATTAATCGTTGCTGCAGACATCATCGGGGCTGGGGTTGGGGAAAAGGTACTCATCACTGAAGGTAGTTCTGCCAGAAATATGGATCGCTTAAATGATTCGCCCATTGATTCCATCATTATCGGGATCATCGACGAAGAGAAAGATAAATCTAATGGGGTGCCTAATCATGCGTGA
- a CDS encoding 4Fe-4S dicluster domain-containing protein, which yields MREQLIEKIKEAGVVGAGGAGFPTHIKVAANAQSVVVNGAECEPLLRVDQQLMDVKADKMVRGLVAVMKATGASEGIIALKSKYKSAIASLEKEIAGKPIRINILGDFYPAGDEHLTVYESTGRLVPQGGIPLKVDCVVNNVETLINIADALEGKPVTDTYLTITGQVPQPITLRLPIGTSVLEALKIAGQTNLAGMKVIEGGPMMGKIIDDLNQPITKTTKGLIVLSINHPLIRKRTLPFETIAKQAQISCIQCRFCTDLCPRYLLGHGIEPHKIMRTIKHRQGQEETLKMALACSECGVCEQYACIMGLSPRAVNSRIKQELAKLGIRPETPPADQTANPMQVHRKVPVKRLVSRLGLKSYDVSAPLSEEEYPVNQVEIKLRQHAGAPSQAIVQIGQQVQKGDLIAVTPDKALGANIHASISGVIKEITDSIIISSTEGSDK from the coding sequence ATGCGTGAACAATTAATTGAAAAAATTAAAGAAGCTGGTGTCGTCGGTGCCGGGGGCGCAGGATTTCCGACTCATATTAAAGTCGCTGCCAATGCTCAATCCGTAGTTGTTAATGGAGCGGAATGTGAGCCTCTTCTTCGCGTGGACCAACAGCTCATGGATGTGAAGGCTGATAAGATGGTCCGTGGATTAGTTGCCGTCATGAAAGCCACAGGAGCCAGCGAGGGGATTATAGCTCTGAAAAGCAAGTATAAAAGTGCCATCGCTTCGTTGGAAAAAGAAATTGCCGGCAAGCCAATCCGCATCAATATACTGGGGGACTTTTATCCGGCAGGAGATGAGCACCTCACAGTCTATGAATCCACGGGCAGACTCGTACCTCAAGGCGGAATCCCCCTTAAAGTTGATTGCGTGGTAAATAACGTGGAAACTCTCATCAATATCGCTGATGCCTTGGAAGGAAAACCCGTGACGGATACTTATCTCACCATTACCGGCCAAGTACCGCAGCCCATTACTTTAAGACTGCCCATAGGAACCTCTGTCCTGGAAGCCTTAAAGATTGCCGGACAGACCAACTTAGCCGGTATGAAGGTCATCGAAGGCGGTCCAATGATGGGAAAGATCATCGATGATTTAAACCAACCCATTACGAAAACGACTAAAGGTTTAATCGTCTTATCCATAAATCACCCTCTCATCCGGAAAAGAACCTTACCCTTTGAAACGATCGCTAAGCAAGCTCAGATCAGCTGCATTCAATGCCGTTTTTGTACGGATTTATGTCCGCGCTACTTGTTAGGACATGGTATTGAGCCCCACAAAATCATGCGCACCATCAAACATCGGCAAGGTCAGGAAGAAACTCTAAAAATGGCTTTAGCCTGTTCCGAGTGCGGAGTCTGTGAGCAGTATGCCTGCATCATGGGCCTTTCACCCAGAGCGGTAAATTCCAGAATCAAACAGGAACTAGCGAAACTGGGAATTAGACCGGAGACACCTCCTGCTGATCAAACAGCAAATCCGATGCAAGTTCATCGAAAAGTTCCGGTAAAACGACTGGTCTCAAGACTGGGATTAAAAAGTTACGACGTGAGTGCACCATTAAGCGAAGAAGAATACCCGGTGAATCAAGTTGAGATTAAGTTACGTCAGCATGCCGGTGCTCCAAGTCAAGCGATCGTACAGATTGGACAGCAGGTACAAAAAGGAGATCTGATTGCGGTCACTCCTGACAAAGCCTTAGGCGCCAATATACATGCCAGTATCAGTGGAGTTATCAAGGAGATCACCGACAGCATCATAATCTCCTCGACCGAAGGGAGTGACAAATAG
- a CDS encoding BMC domain-containing protein — MEAIGLVELNSIAKGIEAADAMLKSAQVELLEAKPVCPGKYIVMISGDVAAVQSAVDAGKSIGASAVIDDFLLPNVHPHVIKAISSASDISEIKALGIIETFSISSLIVAADTAAKAGQVDLIEIRIGMGIGGKSFVTLTGDVSSVTSSVEAGVVLASERGMLIEKVVIPSPHYSLKQCLC, encoded by the coding sequence ATGGAGGCCATAGGGTTAGTAGAACTTAATAGTATAGCCAAAGGAATCGAAGCCGCCGATGCGATGCTCAAATCTGCTCAAGTCGAACTTCTTGAAGCAAAACCTGTTTGTCCCGGAAAATATATCGTCATGATCAGCGGAGATGTCGCTGCTGTACAAAGTGCCGTTGATGCCGGTAAGAGTATCGGAGCCAGTGCTGTGATTGATGATTTTCTCCTCCCCAACGTCCACCCGCATGTCATCAAAGCCATATCTTCCGCTTCAGATATCAGTGAGATTAAAGCGTTAGGGATCATCGAAACCTTCTCTATCTCCTCTTTAATCGTCGCTGCCGATACTGCAGCTAAAGCAGGGCAAGTTGATTTGATCGAGATACGAATTGGTATGGGGATTGGCGGAAAATCCTTTGTTACCCTTACCGGGGACGTCTCTTCTGTAACTTCATCTGTGGAAGCCGGAGTCGTCTTGGCTTCAGAACGAGGCATGCTCATCGAAAAGGTCGTTATTCCTTCCCCCCACTATAGTTTAAAGCAATGTCTCTGCTAG
- a CDS encoding cupin domain-containing protein — protein MKTLITATDVKKAAENHETTLYIQKDSIITPSATDTAQDLGIRVIVGSAPAALPSSPLDPTLVAKIVGEVMACLNLSKSAQLIKEVDPCGLRLVKGNSVVLENYDTGNPQNKVKLKELFNSRESSDFSAGFMSLEGTTYSTLIKHDELNYIIEGSLECSVNGKTYIGEPGDTFFIPANTKVTFSTSQNARLFYVSA, from the coding sequence TTGAAAACGTTAATTACAGCTACAGACGTGAAGAAGGCGGCTGAAAATCATGAAACCACATTATATATTCAAAAAGACAGCATCATCACTCCCTCAGCAACTGATACAGCCCAAGATTTAGGCATCCGGGTCATCGTGGGTTCCGCCCCGGCAGCATTACCCTCCTCTCCTCTTGATCCAACCCTGGTCGCCAAAATTGTTGGGGAAGTGATGGCCTGTCTGAATCTTTCAAAGTCTGCTCAACTCATTAAAGAAGTTGATCCCTGTGGACTAAGGCTTGTCAAAGGGAATAGTGTCGTCTTAGAAAACTATGACACCGGTAACCCACAAAACAAAGTAAAACTTAAAGAACTCTTCAATTCCAGGGAAAGTTCAGATTTCTCAGCTGGCTTTATGAGCCTTGAGGGGACAACCTATTCTACTCTCATCAAACACGATGAACTCAATTATATTATCGAGGGCAGCTTAGAGTGCAGCGTGAACGGCAAAACCTATATCGGTGAACCGGGGGATACATTTTTCATTCCTGCAAACACCAAAGTCACGTTCTCAACGTCTCAAAACGCCAGACTATTCTATGTCTCAGCTTAA
- the eutM gene encoding ethanolamine utilization microcompartment protein EutM: MNNALGMIETKGLIGAIEASDAMVKAANVTLIGKTLVGGGLVTVMVRGDVGAVKAATDAGAAAAERVGELIAVHVIPRPHTDVEKVLPNDSKK; encoded by the coding sequence ATGAATAATGCATTAGGCATGATTGAAACTAAAGGTCTGATTGGTGCCATAGAGGCATCGGATGCTATGGTTAAAGCAGCTAACGTCACTTTAATCGGAAAGACCCTAGTCGGAGGAGGCTTAGTCACTGTCATGGTCCGGGGTGATGTTGGAGCCGTTAAAGCCGCTACTGATGCTGGCGCTGCTGCTGCTGAGCGTGTTGGTGAATTGATTGCCGTCCATGTTATTCCAAGACCTCACACCGATGTGGAAAAAGTTCTTCCCAACGACAGTAAAAAGTAA
- the eutM gene encoding ethanolamine utilization microcompartment protein EutM, which produces MQQDALGMIETKGLIGAIEASDAMVKAANVHLIGKTLVGGGLVTVMVRGDVGAVKAATDAGAAAANRIGELISVHVIPRPHTDVEMILP; this is translated from the coding sequence ATGCAGCAAGATGCCTTAGGAATGATTGAAACAAAAGGTCTGATTGGCGCTATAGAAGCATCGGACGCTATGGTAAAAGCAGCTAATGTTCATTTGATTGGTAAAACTCTTGTAGGAGGCGGTTTAGTCACCGTCATGGTTCGGGGTGATGTCGGAGCCGTTAAAGCGGCCACAGATGCTGGCGCTGCTGCTGCTAATCGCATAGGTGAATTGATTTCCGTCCACGTTATTCCAAGACCTCATACCGATGTGGAAATGATTCTGCCTTAG